In Triticum aestivum cultivar Chinese Spring chromosome 5B, IWGSC CS RefSeq v2.1, whole genome shotgun sequence, the following proteins share a genomic window:
- the LOC100136982 gene encoding uncharacterized protein codes for MASGGQTKMVAVGMLLVILFAAVAHAVLVPPVPPHHQACIHTTGEVPAASDCICSKNCACAGKCILAGGTGDHVKACFIDCVLKNDCRCNDNCFAHQPPVPIILAEPQK; via the coding sequence ATGGCTTCCGGCGGCCAAACGAAGATGGTTGCCGTTGGCATGCTGCTGGTCATCCTGTTCGCCGCGGTGGCTCACGCCGTCCTAGTGCCGCCAGTGCCGCCGCACCACCAAGCCTGCATCCACACGACGGGCGAGGTTCCCGCCGCCAGTGACTGCATCTGCTCCAAGAACTGCGCATGCGCCGGAAAGTGCATCTTAGCAGGCGGCACGGGCGACCATGTCAAGGCCTGCTTCATCGATTGTGTGCTCAAGAACGACTGCAGGTGCAACGATAACTGCTTCGCCCACCAGCCCCCGGTGCCCATCATCCTAGCAGAGCCCCAAAAGTGA